The Anas acuta chromosome 9, bAnaAcu1.1, whole genome shotgun sequence sequence GTTGCCCTGGGGCAGATCTGGCTCTTCCCCTCTGAGAACCTCCCCAGTACTTCCAGGGACTGCAAGCTCTACATGTCACCGCTCTAAACCAGCCCCAAAGCACCTGCTGTCCCACGCACACCCAAAGGAGCCCTCTGGAGACCCTACACAGGCTTGGCTGGGCAAGCCAGGCATGCAGACACAGGCAGACTGCCAGCAGTGCCACATGCTGAGGAGTGCTTCCAGGCTCAGCTGGATCACCACAGCCCAGGGGAACAAAGTCCCTCCCGCAGCAGCCACGTGTTCCAGCCATGTTTTATGCAATAACCTCCTGTGCTACCCTCAGCAAAGCTCTGCACTCACTTTGCTCCAGGCAGTGCTGCCCACAGCCACCCCCTGGCCcgtctccctgcctcccccctctCTCCTGGGAGGAGAGGCACTGGCCCAGCTGGCTGCTTACCGATCCCCTTTCTCGGAGTGGCAGGCAGCCCCGACGCTGGCAAGGAGGGTCTTGCAGTGAGCCAGCACCTTGCgccctgcagcacacacacGCGGGTCTCCCCGTGCCCAAACTCCTTCTGAGGGCCGCTGCCCGCCTCATCTCCGTGCCCAAGCCGTGGCCGAGCTCCCACATGCCTCAGGCCCGCAGCACCCCGTGGGAAGCGTGCGCAGGGGAGGTGGGAGCAGAGCTACCTTGAAGGCCTGGGCCCAGAATGGAGAAGTTGCAGGTGTTGCAGAGTCGCTTGGAGCCCGTGAACTTGCTGTTGAAGTGGAGCCTCTGCTTCCCAAAGGATGCCTGGAAGGACCAGAGGGCTGCGGACAGCTCTGGGAAGCGAGCAGCTCTGTCCCAGCATGCCCTCAAGGCCCCGCACCCTGCAGGACAAGTCCCAGGGAGGGGAGAGATGGACAAGAACTGGATCCGCTCACCTCCAGCCTGGCCTCCAGGTAGTCCCGAACATCCCGCATGTGGGCCTCGTAGGCCTCCCAGTTCCTGCTCACAAGCTCTGCAGCCTGAGGAGGCCCAGAGAGGTTCCCTCAGCAATCCCCAGACACCTCCCTCCACATCCAGCCTCCCAGCGTcagtgcagcccagcagctgcccccacCAGGTCCCATCCCGACGgcttgcagagcagtgccagctgtgcctgccctgctgccaggcagaCTGCGGGGCAAAACCTGCAGCCAACACTTGGAAGCAGCTCCTTGGACTGGCACCAGAAGTCCTATCTCCTTCCCCTGCAGTTCACCTGCCCTCCCGCACCCAGAGCTTGTCACTTCTAGAGGTGGAGTAGTGCAGCAGGATGCGTCCATGCTggctctgccaggcagcagccctgAGAAGCCTTTCCTCCGCCATCATCACCCACTCACCTTGCCAAGGCCAGCGATCATTGGGGTGTTCTCAGTGCTGGAAGGGAAGAACGGGTAGGGACTTGCATTTCTGGACTAGAAGTCTGTTCTCCAGCCTCAGGGCACAGCCCCTCCTCGCCTGTGACCCCTGGCTGTTCAGCCACCGACTGGGCACCTTACCCTGGCCGGAAACTCCTCTCCTGTCCCCCTCCGAAGAGCATGGGGTGCAGCGGGGTGGTGGTGCCAGGGCCACGCACATACAGTGCACCGATCCGCGGGCCGTAGAActgcagggaggaagagagctGCACCAGCCACGTGGGCACAGTGCCAAGTGCCCCGTGATGGGCACCCTGCCCGACCCCAGAGCTGTCCCCAAGCCtcagccacctcctgcagcccctccaaacAAAGCCCCTGACTGGCAGAGGCTGTCCCCCAGCTCTCACCTGGGGGACTCGCAGCCCCGCAGTGATCTCCCAAAAGCCCTTTGCAGCTGCCCAGCTCTGACCATGCTGTGGGAGCCACCCAAGGTCCCCCCAGCAGGGATATCTGCGAAGGCGACTGGGCCACGCGAGCAGTGCTGTACCTTGTGCCCCACGATGGTGAGGTAGtccacccccagctcctgcacgTCCACACGCCCCTTGCCAATCATCTGTGCCGCATCCGTGTGCACCAGGATCCTGggcagcccctctgccacccTCTTCTGGTTGAGGACGTGGATGTGCTGGCTCAGCTTTGAGAGCGGCtggcaggaaggagaaaggtCTGTACCACAGGGACCGTCTGCTCCCCCTTATCAAGGGCCTTTCTGTGACCATGTCTCTTGGACACCTTCCTGGCCGCATCCCGTGCCGCTTGCTGCCCACAGACTCACCATGATGACCCCCGTCTCGTTATTGGCCAGCATGATGGAAACCAAGCAGGTGGTCGGCCGCACCGCAGCAAGGACGTCATCCACCTCGGCCTGCCCACTTCGTGGGGACACAGGCACAAAGGTGGCTTCTGCAAGTCAAGAAACAAGCCCTCAGGTTTGCTGGACAGCGCAGCAGTGTCCAGGGCTGTCCAAACGCTGCTGAAAGGGCAGGAGGGCTACGTGGGCAGCTGGCATACAAGCAGAGGGTACCAGCATCAGATGCCAACCAGGTAAAACATACAGCCGCTGGGAACATGGGCACATCTCAGG is a genomic window containing:
- the SCLY gene encoding selenocysteine lyase isoform X1: MGAGAITAGEALRGALRGALRGALRGRTQRGAPTAAPSSPQHRERWVLGRSRRAPRPAACTWTTTPPPRWPPRWPRRWGTLPARPGGTPAAPTLLANNMVIHTALRHFQESKGQDGATPHIVTSSVEHDSIRLPLEHLVKESLAEATFVPVSPRSGQAEVDDVLAAVRPTTCLVSIMLANNETGVIMPLSKLSQHIHVLNQKRVAEGLPRILVHTDAAQMIGKGRVDVQELGVDYLTIVGHKFYGPRIGALYVRGPGTTTPLHPMLFGGGQERSFRPGTENTPMIAGLGKAAELVSRNWEAYEAHMRDVRDYLEARLEASFGKQRLHFNSKFTGSKRLCNTCNFSILGPGLQGRKVLAHCKTLLASVGAACHSEKGDRPSSILLSCGIPYEVAQNALRLSVGRDTTRADVDLVVQDLVQAVARLGEDGAS
- the SCLY gene encoding selenocysteine lyase isoform X2, giving the protein MGAGTEPPGPAPSSVYLDYNATTPLAPEVAQALGDAACQAWGNPSSAHPAGRKAKELIAGARESLARMVGGRPEDVIFTSGGTEANNMVIHTALRHFQESKGQDGATPHIVTSSVEHDSIRLPLEHLVKESLAEATFVPVSPRSGQAEVDDVLAAVRPTTCLVSIMLANNETGVIMPLSKLSQHIHVLNQKRVAEGLPRILVHTDAAQMIGKGRVDVQELGVDYLTIVGHKFYGPRIGALYVRGPGTTTPLHPMLFGGGQERSFRPGTENTPMIAGLGKAAELVSRNWEAYEAHMRDVRDYLEARLEASFGKQRLHFNSKFTGSKRLCNTCNFSILGPGLQGRKVLAHCKTLLASVGAACHSEKGDRPSSILLSCGIPYEVAQNALRLSVGRDTTRADVDLVVQDLVQAVARLGEDGAS